GCGGTAATGACATACTTCTCATTTCAGTTCACCCTCTGCTCATTCCCTCAGTCCTTCCACATCCACTTCTTCAGTCTCCCATCGTGCTCCTCTATTCTGTTCCTCATTTTATCATTTCCTAACAATCTTGAcattctctccctcctctcagtATCGAGCTGCAGGTCCAGGAGCAGCCTCCTGAGGTGCGTTCAGACATCTACTCCCACATGGAGGCATTTGTGCCGTGCAACAAAGAAGCGCTGCTCAAACGTCTGAAGAAGCTCAGTCTCAACATCCAGGTGAGTGAGGCTTATCTGTGGAGGAACCGGTAAAAACATTCTTCCATTTTGATCTAGATAGtggtttaaaaaatgcattcatgCTACTACATTTCTGATTGCTCTGTGGTCACTAAAAGACACATTCAGGAAGGACTGAAGCCCTTTCATTTGTACTTTGAGAATCTTATCACGTAGTCGTGACAAGAATGAATAACAAGTTCAGATCTTCCTTCAAGCTAATGGAGGACGAAAGACAGTCATTCAATAATTTGGAACAGTCACCTACTTGATAATGAGTGCAAAATGCACTGTGGGATACCTGGCGATCCCTTGTCCACACAATGTACCTACCCATGATTCCTCGATAAAATGGATGGGGCAAACAGCTGGGCATTtcaactgtttgtgtttctccagAACACAAGTACAGACAAGGTACAGACAAGAATGAATATTGAGAAATGCACATAGTGACTGATAAGAAGCAACGAGGTACTGAATGTGCATGTCTGCCACACCTTTTCCAAAAGTCTGCACATTCAGACTAACACATAATCTCAAGATTTTCAAGATAAAATAGGGTAGTGGTAGTACTTTAAAACATTCTACAAAATgactctgtggaggattttCATAAGAAACACATCAGAAAAGCAATGAAATATAATTTTGACCCCAAATGAAATGTTTAGGTTGTCTGCatcattttgcctttttgtgcagcttttaaTCCCCAGCCAGCTTCCGTGCTTTAGTTGTGCAGGGCACTCTGTGTGAGCAGACCAGCGCAGCAAAGACCTCCACTGGAAACAGGCCACCAAATGTCTTTTGTCACGCACGATTAAAGCAACATTGTTagcaaaataaatcagaatactccacctctcctccctctttgaCTCCCTTCATTCtcctttcttgtctttctttctctcccaatccaccttttcttcttcatttctccctattttttctttcttattttgtgCTTTCTCTCATTCCCGTTCAGGATGATCGACTACGGACACCATTATTGAAGCTGAAGCTGGCTGTGTGCAGTGTTATGCCAGAGCAGATAGCAAAATACAACATGGACTGCATGGCCAAGGTTGCAAAGTAAGTCGATCCCTTTGGTTTCGTAAGATAAGCAATCATCAATCAAGTTCTTATTGAGATAAGTAAATCGAAAGGGATATACATAGATGGATGTCGCAAGCGAGGCATATAAATTGAAAAGGCAAACTGAATATGTTTAAAACGAGATGGATAGCTCCGCTGTCCGAATggcacatttcacaaaaaaaatatcacagtcAAAGTTGTTCTGTGAAGCCTCCTAAACTGGGCATTCATGTGCTTTGAGTCAAGTGTTAACCCAAGTATAGatccaacattttttaataaacataCTAAATCTGTGCCTGTTGTTGGCACTAATGATGTTATGCAGCATGTAGTAGTATAAAATAGAAGACCGTGATAAACCCTGATAAAGTGTATTTGGGCTGTTTGTGAAAGTTCATTTACCttcacgtgtttgtgtgtgtttgtgttctgcagGCAGCAGTCAGAGGAGGGCGATAAGAATGGttcagaagaagaggatgaggagaaacCAGGGAAAAGAGTGATGGGCCCACGGAAGAAGTTTGTCTGGGATGACAAACTCAGGTAATGATCTGTAACTGTGCTGCTGATGGCTGACTGGATGCTGTGCTAACACTTTGCTTTTAGTTCCTGATTTGTTCTTTCCATGTTTTGTCTCCAGTTTCTCTATTGTTCATTACTGCTGGTAAAACTAGTAAACTGAGCTCATAAAGGCCTTAAAGCTTCTTTGAAGACCTTAATAATGCCAACCTTAACAAAAATATTCATTCGAAACGTCACATTCTGGAAAAAGAAGTCAAACTCCACTTTCAACTTTCACCTAAGTTTTTGTAGTTGCCAGTAAAGCCCTGAATATACGTTGAATAAAGAACCTGTGTCTGGATGAAACAACAACCCTGACTCCCTCACAGCTGCTCATGaatttttcttcacatttttagGGAAGGATTTTTTTCAACACTGATTATTAAGTGTCTTGGTGTGATCTGCACCTGCAACCTAATTTAGATGTTTGATATGAATTGATCAGTGTTGAAATggatatttgtgtttgtgcaggaacCTGCTGTGCAGCCTGGTGCGAGTGAAGCTGAGCTGCTATGAGATGGAGAGCCAGTGCTCTCTGTCCGTGGAGGACTACCTCAAGGCCTTCTTAGAGAATGAGGTCAAACCACTGTGGCCCAAGGGCTGGATGCAGgccaggtttgtgtgtgtgcctttgtgtgtttctgtggcttCACTGCCTACCAACCCCCAACCTGCATGGCATTCAAGTGGCATGAATAACATGTTGAGAAAACATATCATctggtaaacaaatgtattggAAAATAAGATGCAGATTAGGGCAGACGTCACATAGTTCTTTATAATTCAAGACGCTGATCACAAGGTCAAGTTTACAAGTTCTTGCAGCAGCTGAACACTCAATAGAAAGACAGATCCACCTCCATGTTTAGACGCTGTGATTCTTGATTTAAACACTCCTTACCCCAGATGTAGCACGGATCCAGTTCAGTCTCAtccctccataaatctgtaggCTTTTGCTTTGTTCCACTTTCAGGTTGACTTGTATGTCAGGTGACCCGGCAAATTTACAGCTAAgagagataataaaaaataaaagaagtacatgttatcaagatgaaacgaagtaacagggacaattacggtttcaattattttgacatatttggtcatatttaaacataatgCCAATAGCAGGACGACTGGCTCCCATAGAGGTGTGGTCTGTGTGCCACATGCTTACTGGAGCTTCCTATCCAATTACTGTAATAACTGTTGTTCTAGTCTACACGtgacatatttttgtcattcataaaaccataaagtcagggacatttttggggacagctttaacAGAGGGACAGgacatccaaaacggggactgtccccaaaATCAGgaacgtctggtcaccctactTTTATGTGCTTTTTGGTCGACGTTTGACTGTGGTGAGGTTTTCAGGCATGAAGTCCTTGTTTGTTCAGGAATCTTCAGGCTGAACTGACAAATTTGTTAACAGGTTTTTGGTGGgaatctttttttcctcagttatttttaaataacgGATTCCCCTCAGAGAAATATAGCTTCACTACTAAGATAATTTAAATTACTTCCTAATGGTAATCTGACATTAATtcatctggttttgtttttgttaatacTGTGTGTTCATCAGGATACTGTTCAAGGAGAGTCTTGCCGTTCACAATCACCTCACTGGAAACCTGTAAGTATTTACTTTTTCACAGCTCATGTTTCTCCAGTGTGACTGAGCTTGAGTGTTCAATGGTGAATACAAAAGGCTGAATATGtgctggcattttttttttcatacagagTCAAGAGGAGAATGGTGCCTGGACCCAAGGCCAAAGCCAAGGTGAGTAACAGCTTAGACTATTTACTGAATATAACTCGAAGATTACTCACcatattctattttattatgCTTTCAACCTACaatgataatttaatttaaacctaTTTATCAAAGAGCATCCTGTCATGAAATAAAAGGATGCAGCTGTCTTGGCCTCATTATGTCTTGGCTGCTTTTATCGTGTTTGCTTAATTCTAAAGGCACCATTGCTATTTAgcatttatatcattttatgtAAATAGGAACTCTCTAGAAATcctcttttattatttccacGCTGCATGGCTCTTTTCTAATAATCCCTGAGCCTGTCAAAGAAAAAGTGggctaaaagaaaaatacgGGGTGAAGTTACAGACCTCAATACTTCTTGACATTTTTCAGATTAAAAGCATACTTGTAAATAATAGTTATGATTTGACAATTTCATGCATGATAAATTAAGGTAACTTGATGACATGACAAAGCACTATTGTAATTGGTGGAAAAGGATGATATGTTGAATACATATACAACTGAGAAGCTTCAGGTTACTGACCATGTGCTCTCTGTTCTTAAGGAGGGTCTCTGGATCCACAAGACACCTCTCACCATGGCCTCCACTCCATCTCTGCCCACCTCTACATCTGCTCTGACCTCCAACCGCCAGCCCCTTTCTTCACCCTCAGAGCCCATCTGTCTGTCGGACTCACTGGATGAGGATCTGACTGCTCCTTCTTTGGACTCTATCTCTCACGCTCTGGCCCTTCTCAGCAATCCATCCAAGGGCCCAGGCTCCTCAGACAGCCCCTTGTCACCCCCACCGCTGCAAATGCCCAcgtcttctcctccacctgtcACTCCTCACTACCCCTCAGCCTCTCAGCTCTCCGTGTCTGTTGCATCCACCACACAGCAGCGTTGCATGTCTAAGGTGGAGACTGCTCCTCTGTCAGCTGCGTCTGTTGGGAACTTGCCAACGATAACAACGCTACCAACCTCCTCGTCTACCTCCTCTTCGTCGTCTCCAGTTGTCTCCTCCATGGCTCGTGTGCAGGGCCTGTCGCTGGCATCCAGGACTGCAGATGGTCACTACAGCCTAATTAAAGGACCTGGTGCCATGGGCCAAACCCAGACTCAGAGACATGTTACCATGGCATCAGCTAATCAGAGGTCAAGCTTGGTGATGGGTAAGATGCATCCACATCCGTCTCCTTCACCTCCAAAGCAGAGGCCTCCTCCCACAGCTTCCCCTTTGCTGCCTCCTCATCAGAAAGGCTTTGCTAGCCCAGCAGGAATGCTGGGAGCAATGGGAACCACTCAAGGACTGGCCAAGGGTAGTGCCAAATCCAACGGCATGGCTGTGAACACCAACCTCACAccttcttcctccccttcctcacAGCCCCGCTCCAACTCTACCTCCCACCACAGCTTGCAGTCCTTCTGCCCTCCCTCCCCAGTGGCCTCCTCTCCATCCCCCACCTCCCACACTTCACACTCCTCTCAAGGTAAATCCCACacacatcaccaccaccaggcCAACTTCATCACACCCATGCAAGCCACCCTCACCAAGTCCTCCCACAGCAGCAACTCGTCTCCCATCATAAAACTCACCCCTCGCCCTCCTGCACCCACTCcgcctccatcctcctccccctccccttcatCCTCTCCGTCACACCCGCTCTCCCATCAGATGATCCCCAGCCAACAGGCACAACACCAGTACTCTCccaaaacccccaaaacatTTCGACCCCCTTTCAGTGTATCGGGGGGTGGGCAGGTGAAGCAGACGCAGGGCAGCCTCAGCTTCGCTGGCAGCCAGAAACCTCAGTCTACCACTAGCAACAGTAGCATCAGCAACAACTCTAACAAGGGAGTGGTATCAGCAATCTGCAGTCATCCAGACAAAACTCCCCCATCTTCTGCATCTTCAGTCTCGGCCAATCATGGCCAGAGACAGAGGGTGGTGGGTGCCACCAACCAGGCCTCAAAAGCAGGAAATGGTTGGGTGCCTTCAGGAACTTTGGCCACATCGTCCACAACGTCACACCTCTCACAGGTTAGTTTTCACACGGACAAGATGTTGGATTGACGTTTTGTTGGAGTGACTAAAAAAACTAACCATATATTCCTGTTCCTTCAGGTATCTACTGCAGGCACTCCCCTCCTGGGCAGCCCCTCTGCTCTGCCCCTGGGCTTCGGGATGTTAGGAGGCTTGGTGCCAGTCTCGCTTCCCTTCCAGTTCCCCTCGTTGCTAAATTTCAGCCCTTCTGGAGCCCCAGGGGCAGCAGGCATAGGCTCAGCCCCCAGTTCCAACTCAGGATA
The nucleotide sequence above comes from Mugil cephalus isolate CIBA_MC_2020 chromosome 2, CIBA_Mcephalus_1.1, whole genome shotgun sequence. Encoded proteins:
- the ubn2a gene encoding ubinuclein-2a isoform X3 gives rise to the protein MAEPRKVQFVTLSAFAAGAAAESRKRRLEDEADFNFDRDGEVEAATGAGGAASNGRLGKTGDRDKAAAEKRATVRLNLPLSEPDDRSSAEFNYGELIQNLQAKNNPPSSTSARNPNDPFDDEEKERLQVEALAKKFENKYGNTGKKRKDRMQDLIDIGFGYDETDPFIDNSEAYDELVPASLTTKLGGFYINTGTLQFRATSDSEGEEDKKPTQLAPTLEKLNDGKDKVIKKRKKKEVNSLEEKNPKKNKVPKQGVSALNVHRPEKKKRKKLMKDSLYLAAMLRRFTREKEEMKKRNPNMAHPGPAGGVANKPHVSNSTNHLLATNSTHPQGNTAGSDFSLADLTSDPAVMSLLGSANEKELQDLLSDLDFSLLDTDQQHAMVAARENGILGVGVPAHKTVGGGGQGRGLGSSSGLFSPPPLPNGLPAPLIKRIEDLRAASRQFDQEGRKKFFTLDMNDILLDIELQVQEQPPEVRSDIYSHMEAFVPCNKEALLKRLKKLSLNIQDDRLRTPLLKLKLAVCSVMPEQIAKYNMDCMAKVAKQQSEEGDKNGSEEEDEEKPGKRVMGPRKKFVWDDKLRNLLCSLVRVKLSCYEMESQCSLSVEDYLKAFLENEVKPLWPKGWMQARILFKESLAVHNHLTGNLVKRRMVPGPKAKAKEGLWIHKTPLTMASTPSLPTSTSALTSNRQPLSSPSEPICLSDSLDEDLTAPSLDSISHALALLSNPSKGPGSSDSPLSPPPLQMPTSSPPPVTPHYPSASQLSVSVASTTQQRCMSKVETAPLSAASVGNLPTITTLPTSSSTSSSSSPVVSSMARVQGLSLASRTADGHYSLIKGPGAMGQTQTQRHVTMASANQRSSLVMGKMHPHPSPSPPKQRPPPTASPLLPPHQKGFASPAGMLGAMGTTQGLAKGSAKSNGMAVNTNLTPSSSPSSQPRSNSTSHHSLQSFCPPSPVASSPSPTSHTSHSSQGKSHTHHHHQANFITPMQATLTKSSHSSNSSPIIKLTPRPPAPTPPPSSSPSPSSSPSHPLSHQMIPSQQAQHQYSPKTPKTFRPPFSVSGGGQVKQTQGSLSFAGSQKPQSTTSNSSISNNSNKGVVSAICSHPDKTPPSSASSVSANHGQRQRVVGATNQASKAGNGWVPSGTLATSSTTSHLSQVSTAGTPLLGSPSALPLGFGMLGGLVPVSLPFQFPSLLNFSPSGAPGAAGIGSAPSSNSGYPLAQSDLMDANQSQGGDMKRKSH
- the ubn2a gene encoding ubinuclein-2a isoform X1; translation: MAEPRKVQFVTLSAFAAGAAAESRKRRLEDEADFNFDRDGEVEAATGAGGAASNGRLGKTGDRDKAAAEKRATVRLNLPLSEPDDRSSAEFNYGELIQNLQAKNNPPSSTSARNPNDPFDDEEKERLQVEALAKKFENKYGNTGKKRKDRMQDLIDIGFGYDETDPFIDNSEAYDELVPASLTTKLGGFYINTGTLQFRATSDSEGEEDKKPTQLAPTLEKLNDGKDKVIKKRKKKEVNSLEEKNPKKNKVPKQGVSALNVHRPEKKKRKKLMKDSLYLAAMLRRFTREKEEMKKRNPNMAHPGPAGGVANKPHVSNSTNHLLATNSTHPQGNTAGSDFSLADLTSDPAVMSLLGSANEKELQDLLSDLDFSLLDTDQQHAMVAARENGILGVGVPAHKTVGGGGQGRGLGSSSGLFSPPPLPNGLPAPLIKRIEDLRAASRQFDQEGRKKFFTLDMNDILLDIELQVQEQPPEVRSDIYSHMEAFVPCNKEALLKRLKKLSLNIQDDRLRTPLLKLKLAVCSVMPEQIAKYNMDCMAKVAKQQSEEGDKNGSEEEDEEKPGKRVMGPRKKFVWDDKLRNLLCSLVRVKLSCYEMESQCSLSVEDYLKAFLENEVKPLWPKGWMQARILFKESLAVHNHLTGNLVKRRMVPGPKAKAKEGLWIHKTPLTMASTPSLPTSTSALTSNRQPLSSPSEPICLSDSLDEDLTAPSLDSISHALALLSNPSKGPGSSDSPLSPPPLQMPTSSPPPVTPHYPSASQLSVSVASTTQQRCMSKVETAPLSAASVGNLPTITTLPTSSSTSSSSSPVVSSMARVQGLSLASRTADGHYSLIKGPGAMGQTQTQRHVTMASANQRSSLVMGKMHPHPSPSPPKQRPPPTASPLLPPHQKGFASPAGMLGAMGTTQGLAKGSAKSNGMAVNTNLTPSSSPSSQPRSNSTSHHSLQSFCPPSPVASSPSPTSHTSHSSQGKSHTHHHHQANFITPMQATLTKSSHSSNSSPIIKLTPRPPAPTPPPSSSPSPSSSPSHPLSHQMIPSQQAQHQYSPKTPKTFRPPFSVSGGGQVKQTQGSLSFAGSQKPQSTTSNSSISNNSNKGVVSAICSHPDKTPPSSASSVSANHGQRQRVVGATNQASKAGNGWVPSGTLATSSTTSHLSQVSTAGTPLLGSPSALPLGFGMLGGLVPVSLPFQFPSLLNFSPSGAPGAAGIGSAPSSNSGYPLAQSDLMELYKSLQSGSQAALPPHLQLAFSDANQSQGGDMKRKSH
- the ubn2a gene encoding ubinuclein-2a isoform X2; the protein is MAEPRKVQFVTLSAFAAGAAAESRKRRLEDEADFNFDRDGEVEAATGAGGAASNGRLGKTGDRDKAAAEKRATVRLNLPLSEPDDRSSAEFNYGELIQNLQAKNNPPSSTSARNPNDPFDDEEKERLQVEALAKKFENKYGNTGKKRKDRMQDLIDIGFGYDETDPFIDNSEAYDELVPASLTTKLGGFYINTGTLQFRATSDSEGEEDKKLNDGKDKVIKKRKKKEVNSLEEKNPKKNKVPKQGVSALNVHRPEKKKRKKLMKDSLYLAAMLRRFTREKEEMKKRNPNMAHPGPAGGVANKPHVSNSTNHLLATNSTHPQGNTAGSDFSLADLTSDPAVMSLLGSANEKELQDLLSDLDFSLLDTDQQHAMVAARENGILGVGVPAHKTVGGGGQGRGLGSSSGLFSPPPLPNGLPAPLIKRIEDLRAASRQFDQEGRKKFFTLDMNDILLDIELQVQEQPPEVRSDIYSHMEAFVPCNKEALLKRLKKLSLNIQDDRLRTPLLKLKLAVCSVMPEQIAKYNMDCMAKVAKQQSEEGDKNGSEEEDEEKPGKRVMGPRKKFVWDDKLRNLLCSLVRVKLSCYEMESQCSLSVEDYLKAFLENEVKPLWPKGWMQARILFKESLAVHNHLTGNLVKRRMVPGPKAKAKEGLWIHKTPLTMASTPSLPTSTSALTSNRQPLSSPSEPICLSDSLDEDLTAPSLDSISHALALLSNPSKGPGSSDSPLSPPPLQMPTSSPPPVTPHYPSASQLSVSVASTTQQRCMSKVETAPLSAASVGNLPTITTLPTSSSTSSSSSPVVSSMARVQGLSLASRTADGHYSLIKGPGAMGQTQTQRHVTMASANQRSSLVMGKMHPHPSPSPPKQRPPPTASPLLPPHQKGFASPAGMLGAMGTTQGLAKGSAKSNGMAVNTNLTPSSSPSSQPRSNSTSHHSLQSFCPPSPVASSPSPTSHTSHSSQGKSHTHHHHQANFITPMQATLTKSSHSSNSSPIIKLTPRPPAPTPPPSSSPSPSSSPSHPLSHQMIPSQQAQHQYSPKTPKTFRPPFSVSGGGQVKQTQGSLSFAGSQKPQSTTSNSSISNNSNKGVVSAICSHPDKTPPSSASSVSANHGQRQRVVGATNQASKAGNGWVPSGTLATSSTTSHLSQVSTAGTPLLGSPSALPLGFGMLGGLVPVSLPFQFPSLLNFSPSGAPGAAGIGSAPSSNSGYPLAQSDLMELYKSLQSGSQAALPPHLQLAFSDANQSQGGDMKRKSH